The Thamnophis elegans isolate rThaEle1 chromosome Z, rThaEle1.pri, whole genome shotgun sequence genome contains a region encoding:
- the LOC116521773 gene encoding vomeronasal type-2 receptor 116-like, which produces MKMFLLMFLMHEVVTLSCPANDAFLVPHEWYQPGHFTIGGMASHIVYHFYEMKFDENPAITSYEAPIVITKFHQHILALAFAVKEITEDPQILPNITLGFHIYDSYLHARMTYRTTLDLLFKSKEFLPNYKCDSQKNLMAIIGGLDFDTSSYIGELIGFFKIPQLTYGSLAQDVFEASKLSSLYFMVPKEDHQYIGIIQLLHHFKWTWIGIFAVDNNNGENFLRRMQPLLSENGICSSFIERLSQLIHVEDFPGVYQTVSAISINMMNSKVNAFLVYGESWAIMWLRFVTFVVDPESKETALFKKVWIMTAQIDFILSGFQVSWDLQMFHGAISFTVHSTAVVGFKEFLQTINPLSVFRDGFLQDVWEQSFDCTFPKPELQKMHSTQCSGQKKLEDLPGPVFEIEMTGQSYSIYNAVYAVAHALQALYTLHFNGKEAMMAKKSDPSDLQAYQVLPFSRCNDPCFPGSWKKGIEGDQFCCYDCVPCPEGKISDQNEMDDCFECSEDHYPNKEKNGCILKPVVFIKFEEILGIGLASAALCFFSLTSWVLGTFIKHRDTPIVKANNRFLTYILLVSLQLCFLSSLFFLSQPEKVICLLQQPIFGITFSVSLSSVLAKTVTVVVAFMATKPGSPMRKWVEKRLSFSIVLSCSLVQVSICILWLLTSPPFPELDMHSEFPEMILQCNEGSPFFFYCVLGYMGILAIASFIVAFFAHKLPDSFNEAKFITFSMLAFCSVWISFFPAYLSTKGKAMVAVEVFSILASSASLLGCIFLPKCYIIVLRPELNHREQLRKRN; this is translated from the exons ATGAAGATGTTTCTTCTAATGTTTTTGATGCACGAAGTAGTTACTCTGAGCTGTCCTGCAAATGATGCTTTCCTTGTTCCACATGAGTGGTACCAGCCTGGACACTTCACTATTGGTGGGATGGCATCTCACATCGTTTACCACTTTTATGAAATGAAATTTGATGAAAACCCTGCTATAACATCTTATGAGGCACCAAT tGTAATCACCAAGTTCCATCAACATATCCTTGCCTTGGCTtttgctgtgaaggagatcaCTGAGGATCCCCAGATCTTACCTAACATCACTCTTGGGTTCCACATCTATGACAGTTACCTCCATGCAAGGATGACCTATCGCACCACTCTGGACCTACTTTTCAAATCCAAAGAATTTCTCCCTAACTATAAATGTGATAGCCAGAAGAATCTCATGGCTATCATTGGAGGATTGGATTTTGATACATCATCTTATATAGGTGAACTTATAGGTTTCTTCAAGATTCCACAA CTGACATATGGTTCATTAGCCCAAGATGTATTTGAGGCCAGTAAGCTCTCTTCACTTTATTTCATGGTCCCAAAAGAAGACCATCAGTACATTGGGATTATCCAACTGCTTCACCATTTCAAATGGACATGGATTGGGATTTTTGCTGTTGATAACAACAATGGAGAAAATTTCTTACGTAGAATGCAGCCCTTGCTTTCAGAGAATGGAATCTGCTCTTCATTCATAGAAAGACTTTCACAACTAATTCATGTGGAAGACTTCCCAGGAGTTTATCAAACAGTCTCTGCTATCTCCATTAACATGATGAATAGCAAAGTGAATGCATTTCTGGTCTATGGAGAATCCTGGGCAATTATGTGGCTAAGATTTGTCACATTTGTGGTAGATCCTGAAAGCAAGGAAACTGCATTGTTTAAAAAGGTGTGGATCATGACTGCACAgattgatttcatattatcaGGATTTCAAGTCAGTTGGGATCTCCAGATGTTCCATGGGGCTATTTCCTTCACTGTTCATTCAACAGCTGTTGTAGGTTTCAAGGAATTTCTTCAGACCATCAATCCTCTTTCAGTCTTCAGAGATGGGTTTTTGCAGGATGTTTGGGAACAATCATTTGATTGTACATTTCCAAAACCAGAATTACAAAAAATGCATAGTACACAGTGCTCTGGGCAGAAGAAGCTGGAGGATCTTCCTGGGCCTGTGTTTGAAATAGAAATGACTGGTCAAAGCTACAgtatctacaatgctgtttatgctGTGGCTCATGCTTTGCAGGCTCTGTACACATTACATTTCAATGGAAAAGAAGCTATGATGGCTAAAAAATCTGATCCATCAGATCTCCAGGCCTATCAG GTTCTTCCATTTTCCCGATGCAATGACCCATGCTTCCCTGGATCCTGGAAAAAAGGGATTGAAGGGGATCAgttctgctgctatgactgtgttccatgCCCAGAAGGGAAGATTTCAGATCAAAACG AAATGGATGATTGCTTTGAATGTTCCGAAGATCATTatccaaataaagaaaagaatggatgtATCCTGAAACCGGTGGTGTTTATAAAATTTGAAGAAATCTTAGGAATTGGTTTAGCTTCAGCAGCTCTTTGTTTTTTCTCCCTGACATCTTGGGTACTTGGAACTTTTATTAAGCACAGggatactcccattgtcaaagccaacaatagGTTCCTCACCTATATCCTCCTTGTATCTCTTcagctctgttttctctcctctttattcTTCCTTAGCCAACCTGAAAAGGTCATCTGCCTTCTCCAACAACCAATTTTTGGCATCACCTTCTCAGTGTCTCTTTCCAGTGTATTGGCAAAAACTGTTACTGTGGTTGTGGCTTTCATGGCCACTAAACCTGGTTCTCCaatgaggaaatgggtggagAAAAGATTGTCCTTTTCTATTGTCCTGTCCTGTTCTCTTGTCCAAGTATCTATTTGTATTCTTTGGTTGTTGACATCTCCTCCATTCCCTGAGTTGGACATGCACTCAGAGTTCCCTGAAATGATTTTACAATGCAACGAGGGGTCACCCTTCTTCTTCTACTGTGTCTTGGGCTACATGGGTATCTTGGCCATTGCCAGCTTTATTGTGGCTTTTTTTGCCCATAAATTACCcgacagctttaatgaagccaagttcatcaccttcagcatgttggccttttgcagtgtgtggatctccttctttccagcctatctgagcacaaaaggcaaagccatggtagctgtggaggtcttctccatcttggcctccagtgcttcATTACTAGGATGCATATTCTTACCAAAGTGCTACATCATTGTTTTACGGCCTGAGCTAAACCACAGGGAACAACTCAGAAAGAGGAATTAG